Proteins encoded in a region of the Micropterus dolomieu isolate WLL.071019.BEF.003 ecotype Adirondacks linkage group LG07, ASM2129224v1, whole genome shotgun sequence genome:
- the arsh gene encoding arylsulfatase D isoform X1, giving the protein MRSPLLVLLSLLLEARSDVTGAEVERKPNFVLMMVDDLGIGDIGCYGNDTIRTPNIDRLASEGVKLTQHIAAAPLCTPSRAAFMTGRYALRSGMGSTGRVQVLLFLGGSGGLPPSETTFAKRLQQQGYTTSLVGKWHLGVNCEHRGDHCHHPNQHGFSYFYGLPFTLFNACVPGQGSDVLEDLQHTLQNLTMLLGLGLFTLVCAHLCDLLDVSLWLLVALCFLTILATAVWYIPFELLPTWNCIIMRNQEVIEQPMTVETLPQRLLGEAQNFIKRNVDRPFLLFFSLAHIHTPLFKTPAFAGKSRHGRYGDNLEEVDWLIGKMTETVDSLGLANNTLMYFTSDHGGYLEDADSLIGQKGGWNGIYKGGKAMGGWEGGIRVPGIFRWPGRLAAGRVVDEPTSLMDLYPTLKYLAKDTQPDRQLDGYNLMPLLEGKVERSEHEFMFHYCGIYLNAVRWHPTGSDSVFKVHFFTPNFSPPGAGGCYDSKVCMCHGEHVTHHNPPLLYDLFHDPSESRPLTPDIEPRYAEILEQTAKAAERHRNTLANKPDDAHSHSNTDAHAVESQMMWDKILWRPWLQPCCGTFPFCGCKEDTRHI; this is encoded by the exons ATGAG GTCCCCCCTGTTGGTACTTCTCTCCCTGCTCCTGGAAGCAAGGAGTGATGTCACAGGGGCAGAGGTGGAGAGGAAGCCCAACTTTGTTCTGATGATGGTGGACGACCTGGGCATTGGTGATATAGGATGCTACGGTAATGATACCATCAG GACTCCTAACATAGACCGACTTGCTTCTGAAGGGGTAAAGTTGACACAGCACATTGCAGCTGCTCCTCTCTGCACCCCGAGCCGGGCCGCTTTTATGACTGGGCGCTATGCTCTCCGCTCGG GAATGGGCAGCACAGGCCGTGTACAGGTGCTGCTCTTCCTTGGAGGTTCAGGGGGGTTGCCACCCAGTGAGACCACCTTCGCTAAGAGGCTGCAGCAACAAGGATACACCACCAGCTTAGTGG GAAAGTGGCACTTGGGTGTGAACTGTGAACACAGAGGGGACCACTGCCACCATCCGAACCAGCATGGTTTCAGCTACTTCTACGGCCTGCCGTTCACCCTCTTCAATGCCTGTGTGCCCGGGCAGGGCAGTGACGTGCTGGAAGACCTACAGCACACACTCCAAAATCTTACCATGTTGCTTGGTCTGGGACTTTTCACACTG gtgtgtgcCCATTTGTGTGACCTCCTGGACGTCAGCCTCTGGCTCCTGGTAGCACTTTGTTTTCTCACTATCCTAGCGACCGCTGTGTGGTATATACCCTTTGAACTCCTGCCCACCTGGAATTGCATCATCATGAGGAACCAAGAAGTGATCGAGCAGCCAATGACGGTGGAGACACTGCCCCAGAGGTTGCTGGGAGAAGCACAAAATTTTATAAAGAG GAATGTTGATCGTCcattcctcctctttttctcactGGCACATATCCACACGCCACTCTTCAAAACCCCCGCATTTGCTGGCAAAAGTCGCCATGGTCGCTATGGTGACAACCTAGAAGAAGTGGACTGGCTCATCG GTAAGATGACAGAGACGGTGGACTCCCTCGGCCTGGCAAACAACACTCTGATGTACTTTACATCAGACCATGGTGGATACCTGGAGGATGCTGATTCGCTAATCGGCCAGAAAGGAGGCTGGAATGGCATCTATAAAG GTGGGAAAGCTATGGGGGGCTGGGAGGGGGGGATCAGGGTGCCTGGTATTTTCCGCTGGCCTGGCAGACTGGCAGCTGGAAGAGTAGTAGATGAACCCACTAGCCTCATGGACCTGTATCCAACGCTGAAATATTTGGCCAAGGACACTCAACCTGACAG aCAGTTAGACGGCTATAACCTCATGCCATTGTTGGAGGGGAAGGTAGAGCGATCAGAGCATGAATTCATGTTCCACTACTGTGGAATCTACCTGAATGCAGTACGCTGGCACCCAACCGGAA gTGACTCTGTCTTCAAGGTGCACTTTTTCACTCCAAACTTTTCTCCCCCGGGAGCTGGTGGATGCTATGACTCTAAGGTCTGTATGTGTCACGGAGAGCATGTGACGCACCACAACCCACCTCTCCTGTATGACCTTTTCCACGATCCGTCAGAGTCTCGCCCGCTTACCCCTGATATTGAGCCGCGATACGCTGAAATCCTCGAGCAGACTGCCAAAGCTGCGGAGAGACACCGGAATACCCTCGCAAACAAGCCGGATGATGCTCATTCACACTCCAACACAGATGCGCACGCTGTTGAAAGCCAAATGATGTGGGACAAGATTCTGTGGAGACCCTGGCTTCAGCCTTGCTGTGGAACCTTTCCATTCTGCGGCTGCAAAGAGGACACAAGACACATTTAA
- the arsh gene encoding arylsulfatase D isoform X2: protein MMVDDLGIGDIGCYGNDTIRTPNIDRLASEGVKLTQHIAAAPLCTPSRAAFMTGRYALRSGMGSTGRVQVLLFLGGSGGLPPSETTFAKRLQQQGYTTSLVGKWHLGVNCEHRGDHCHHPNQHGFSYFYGLPFTLFNACVPGQGSDVLEDLQHTLQNLTMLLGLGLFTLVCAHLCDLLDVSLWLLVALCFLTILATAVWYIPFELLPTWNCIIMRNQEVIEQPMTVETLPQRLLGEAQNFIKRNVDRPFLLFFSLAHIHTPLFKTPAFAGKSRHGRYGDNLEEVDWLIGKMTETVDSLGLANNTLMYFTSDHGGYLEDADSLIGQKGGWNGIYKGGKAMGGWEGGIRVPGIFRWPGRLAAGRVVDEPTSLMDLYPTLKYLAKDTQPDRQLDGYNLMPLLEGKVERSEHEFMFHYCGIYLNAVRWHPTGSDSVFKVHFFTPNFSPPGAGGCYDSKVCMCHGEHVTHHNPPLLYDLFHDPSESRPLTPDIEPRYAEILEQTAKAAERHRNTLANKPDDAHSHSNTDAHAVESQMMWDKILWRPWLQPCCGTFPFCGCKEDTRHI from the exons ATGATGGTGGACGACCTGGGCATTGGTGATATAGGATGCTACGGTAATGATACCATCAG GACTCCTAACATAGACCGACTTGCTTCTGAAGGGGTAAAGTTGACACAGCACATTGCAGCTGCTCCTCTCTGCACCCCGAGCCGGGCCGCTTTTATGACTGGGCGCTATGCTCTCCGCTCGG GAATGGGCAGCACAGGCCGTGTACAGGTGCTGCTCTTCCTTGGAGGTTCAGGGGGGTTGCCACCCAGTGAGACCACCTTCGCTAAGAGGCTGCAGCAACAAGGATACACCACCAGCTTAGTGG GAAAGTGGCACTTGGGTGTGAACTGTGAACACAGAGGGGACCACTGCCACCATCCGAACCAGCATGGTTTCAGCTACTTCTACGGCCTGCCGTTCACCCTCTTCAATGCCTGTGTGCCCGGGCAGGGCAGTGACGTGCTGGAAGACCTACAGCACACACTCCAAAATCTTACCATGTTGCTTGGTCTGGGACTTTTCACACTG gtgtgtgcCCATTTGTGTGACCTCCTGGACGTCAGCCTCTGGCTCCTGGTAGCACTTTGTTTTCTCACTATCCTAGCGACCGCTGTGTGGTATATACCCTTTGAACTCCTGCCCACCTGGAATTGCATCATCATGAGGAACCAAGAAGTGATCGAGCAGCCAATGACGGTGGAGACACTGCCCCAGAGGTTGCTGGGAGAAGCACAAAATTTTATAAAGAG GAATGTTGATCGTCcattcctcctctttttctcactGGCACATATCCACACGCCACTCTTCAAAACCCCCGCATTTGCTGGCAAAAGTCGCCATGGTCGCTATGGTGACAACCTAGAAGAAGTGGACTGGCTCATCG GTAAGATGACAGAGACGGTGGACTCCCTCGGCCTGGCAAACAACACTCTGATGTACTTTACATCAGACCATGGTGGATACCTGGAGGATGCTGATTCGCTAATCGGCCAGAAAGGAGGCTGGAATGGCATCTATAAAG GTGGGAAAGCTATGGGGGGCTGGGAGGGGGGGATCAGGGTGCCTGGTATTTTCCGCTGGCCTGGCAGACTGGCAGCTGGAAGAGTAGTAGATGAACCCACTAGCCTCATGGACCTGTATCCAACGCTGAAATATTTGGCCAAGGACACTCAACCTGACAG aCAGTTAGACGGCTATAACCTCATGCCATTGTTGGAGGGGAAGGTAGAGCGATCAGAGCATGAATTCATGTTCCACTACTGTGGAATCTACCTGAATGCAGTACGCTGGCACCCAACCGGAA gTGACTCTGTCTTCAAGGTGCACTTTTTCACTCCAAACTTTTCTCCCCCGGGAGCTGGTGGATGCTATGACTCTAAGGTCTGTATGTGTCACGGAGAGCATGTGACGCACCACAACCCACCTCTCCTGTATGACCTTTTCCACGATCCGTCAGAGTCTCGCCCGCTTACCCCTGATATTGAGCCGCGATACGCTGAAATCCTCGAGCAGACTGCCAAAGCTGCGGAGAGACACCGGAATACCCTCGCAAACAAGCCGGATGATGCTCATTCACACTCCAACACAGATGCGCACGCTGTTGAAAGCCAAATGATGTGGGACAAGATTCTGTGGAGACCCTGGCTTCAGCCTTGCTGTGGAACCTTTCCATTCTGCGGCTGCAAAGAGGACACAAGACACATTTAA